agtctttacaggcagtggtgggaattgaaccggggtcgctGACGCTGTCGTACCATTATGCTAACCCCTGTCTGAGCGGCTGCACAATTTATCATCGCGCTGTCCTTCACTCAGGAACACGGATTGGACCTCAACCGGTTACTGGGCCCCAGTGAGTACAAGGAGCGGTACCGAGCGGAGATGATCTGCTGGGGAGAGGAGCAGCGCGTTCGAGACCCGGGGTACTTCTGTCGCTTAATTGTAAGGGACGTGAAGTCGCCTGTCTGGGTGAGGAAACCTCCACTTGATCTGCAAACCCTGAGGGTTACACTGGGTGATGCTCTTTGTGTCTGTGTAAAAGGCTTTGTGTGGCAGTGCAACTATAATTTAGTGTGTGTCTATCTTTCTGTCTGGCAGTGTGAGAGGAAAGGGATTGTGTGTTGAGAGAGACAGATTTTGTGTGTTTGCATGAGTCTGTGAGAGAGACGCATGTCTGTGAGAAGGACTCTGCTTGTGTGGGTACGTGTGACTGTCCGTGTACATGTATATTTATGTGCATGCTTATGCAggcgtgtgtatgtatgtgtgtaagGAGTGCTGCACAAGAAATGAGAGCCTCCAGACCTTGGCGTGGCTGTGGTGTGTTAGGACACTGCCCCTGCCCCGCTCCACAGTGACCCTCACggcctctcttctcccctcataGATGATCAGTGATACCCGCCGGCACTCGGACCTGGAGTGGTTCCGGACACAGTACGGCAGCGCTGTGCAGGCGGTGCGAGTGGTGGCCTCGCAAGAGACACGACAACAGAGGGGCTGGACGTTCACCGCGGGTAAAAGAGGAGACCATGGCCGTGTCGTACTCCCACTCACGGTCGGGGCTCAGATCCTCTCCAGTCAGCTGACTCTTTGGAGAACCAGCTGTACACTTGGGAGCACTCAGGGCATGGTGTTAGTGCTGGTTTTAAGAGATCCTAATCCTATCTTCCCACCCTGGGTGGGACGTGGGGTGGGTCTCTGGTGAGTGGGTCTCTGCAGTGAGTGATTGGGATGTGGGGAGGGTCACTGTTCTCAAAATACATGGCTGGTACTTCTTAAATCTAAAATATGGGTGTATCAAAGCTCATGCCCTatgcccctccccgtctctgccaCGCCCTCTGGCCCTACGCCCCTCCCATTCCCTATAACCCCTTCCagccctacatccctccctgtctctgtaactccctcagtccctacacccctctccatctTTGCAACCCCTCCACCCTGAAACccttcccatctctgtaaccctctccagtCGGTACACCCATCCCGGCCCCTGTGACCCGCTCCAGctgccctcctcatctctgagaCACCCGCCTTCTTCATCACTGCACCCCTCCGTGTCTCTTTAACCCCTGCagcccctacactcctctctgtcTCTGGCTGCCCTCCCAATGCACTGCCTCCTCAGCCATGCCTTCAACTCCAGAATCCCCTCTCCCTGAGCCTCTCTGCTTCCCCCCAGCCGTGGGTGGTGTTTGACATCATTAGTCTCTGGTGACAACAAAACCCCTACCAGttctcacctccctctccttctaCCTCGGGCAGGTGTGGATGACCGGGAATCGGAGTGTGGACTGGACAATGGGGTCCACTGGGACTGGGTCCTGAACAACGACGGGACGTCCCAGGAGCTGGAGACGCAGCTGCAGCCTCTGCTGGAGTTTATCCGAAACCGTCTGGCCCAGGCAGGGCACTGAGGGCAGGAGACCAGGCCGTCCCGTCGCCGTTGTATCTGGCATTGATGGAGCTGCACCCACAGTGGCCTGTGCGGTGGGAGCCATTCTCTGATAGGAGAGAGGCCCCAAAGCTGTGAAATATGTGGGAAAGATGTGAGGGGATGTTGCCTGAATCAGATGCGAGAGAATTGTGGTGgccggagggggtcacagagacagggaggggtgtaggggctggagggggttacagagacagggaggggtgtaggggctggagggggttacagagacagggaggggtgtaggggctggagagggttacagacacagggaggggtgtaggggctggagggggttacagagacagggaggggtgtaggggctggagggggttacagagacagggaggggtgtaggggctggagggggttacagaaacagggaggtatgtaggggctggagggagtcacagagacggggaggggtgtaggggctggagggggtcacagagacggggaggggtgtaggggctggaggggtcacagagacagggaggggtgttgggctggaggggggttacagagacagggaggggtgtaggggctggagggagtcacagagacagggaggggtgtaggggctggagggggttacagagacagggaggggtgtaggggctggagggggttacagagacagggaggggtgtaggggctggagggggtcacagagacagggaggggtgtaggggctggagggggtcacagagacagggaggggtgtaggggctggagggggttacagagacagggaggggtgtcgggctggagggagtcacagagacagggaggggtgtaggggctggagggggttacagagacagggaggggtgtaggtgccggagggggttacagagacagggaggggtgtagggactggaggggttacagagacagggaggggtgtagggactggagggggttacagagacagggaggggtgtagggactggagggattacagatacagggaggggtgtaggggctggagggggtttcagagacagggaggggtgtggggactggagggggttacagagacagggaggggtgtaggggctggagggggtcacatagacagggaggggtgtaggggctggagggggttacagagacagggaggggtgtagaggctgCAGGAGGTTATAGAGACGGAGGTGTGTAGgagccggagggggttacagagacgaggaggggtgtaggggccggagggggtcacagagacagggaggggtgtaggggctggagggagttacagagacggaggggtgtagggctggagagggtcacagagacggaggggtgtagggtctggagggggttacagaaacggaggggtgtagggtctggaggggttacagagacggggaggggtgtagggaatggaggggttacagggacggaggggtgtaggggatggagggggttacagagacagggaggggtgtagggactggagggcgttacagagacagggaggggtgtaggggctggaggggttacagagacagggaggggtgtaggggctggagggggttacagagacagggaggggtgtaggggatggagggggttacagagacagggaggggtgttggggctggagggggtcacagagacagggaggggtgtcggggctgcagggggttacagagacagggaggggtgtcaggctggagggagtcacagagacagggaggggtgtaggtgccggagggggttacagagacagggaggggtgtcaggctggagggagtcacagagacagggaggggtgtaggtgccggagggggttacagagacagggaggggtgtagggactggagggggttacagagacagggaggggtgtagggactggaggggttacagagacagggaggggtgtagaggctggagcaggttacagagacagggaggggtgtcgggctggagggagtcacagagacagggaggggtgtagggactggagggggttacagagacagggaggggtgtagggactggaggggttacagagacagggaggggtgtagaggctggagcaggttacagagacagggaggggtgtcgggctggagggagtcacagagacagggaggggtgtaggggctggagggagtcacagagacagaggtgtaggggctggagggggttacagtgacAGGGAGGGTTGTCGGGCTGGAGGGAGTCACAGAGACATGGAggtgtgtaggggctggagggggttacagagacagggaggggtgtaggggctggagggggtcacagagacggggaggggtgtaggggctggaggggttacagagacagggaggggtgtaggggctggagggggttacagagacagggaggggtgtaggggatggagggggttacagagacagggaggggtgtaggggctggagggggtcacagagacagggaggggtgtaggggctgcagggggttacagagacagggaggggtgtcaggctggagggagtcacagagacagggaggggtgtaggtgccggagggggttacagagacagggaggggtgtcaggctggagggagtcacagagacagggaggggtgtaggtgccggagggggttacagagacagggaggggtgtagggactggagggggttacagagacagggaggggtgtagggactggaggggttacagagacagggaggggtgtagaggctggagcaggttacagagacagggaggggtgtcgggctggagggagtcacagagacagggaggggtgtagggactggagggggttacagagacagggaggggtgtagggactggaggggttacagagacagggaggggtgtagaggctggagcaggttacagagacagggaggggtgtcgggctggagggagtcacagagacagggaggggtgtaggggctggagggagtcacagagacagggagaggtgtaggggctggagggggttacagtgacAGGGAGGGTTGTCGGGCTGGAGGGAGTCACAGAGACATGGAggtgtgtaggggctggagggggttacagagacagggaggggtgtaggggctggagggggtcacagagacgaggaggggtgtaggggccggagggggtcacagagacagggaggggtgtaggggctggagggagttacagagacggaggggtgtagggctggagagggtcacagagacggaggggtgtaggggctggagggggttacagaaacggaggggtgtagggtctggaggggttacagagacggggaggggtgtagggaatggaggggttacagggacggaggggtgtaggggatggaggaggttacagagacagggaggggtgtagggactggagggcgttacagagacagggaggggtgtaggggctggaggggttacagagacagggaggggtgtaggggctggagggggttacagagacagggaggggtgtaggggatggagggggttacagagacagggaggggtgtaggggctggagggggttacagagacagggagtggtgtaggggctggagggggttacagagacagggaggggtgtaggggctggaggtgtttacagagacggaggggtgtagggctggagggggtcacagggacagggaggggtgtagggactggaggggttacagagacagggaggggtgtaggggctggagggggttacagagacagggaggggtgtaggggctggagggggttacagagacagggaggggtgtggggactggtggggttacagagacagggaggggtgtaggggctggaggggttacagagacagggaggggtgtaggggctggagggggttacagagacggaggggtgtaggggctggagagggttacagaggcagggaggggtgtaggggctggaggggtcacagagatgggaaggggtgtaggggcaggaagGGGCCTCTGGAACAGTGAAGTGTGTAGTTGTAGGGGGATGTCACAGAGAcgagggtgtaggggccagagagggTTACACAGAGTGAtttaggggagagagggtgtatCACAAATGCAGGGCCCAGGGAGgctcacagagacagggagggatgtagggaccAGAGGAGGTCACAGAGATTGGGAGGAGTATAGGGACCAGAGGGAGttgcagagatggggagggggttgcagagtggtggggcTAAGAGGGTTATAGAGACACAAAGGTTTTCAGGGGCCAGGGGAGGTTACAGAGAGGTTTAGCAggtttttttccttggagcatggGATACTGAGGGCTAGCCtggtagagatgtacaagatggtgAGGGGATTAGGGTGAATGCACATAGTCTTTGCTGGGGAACGCAGAGCTAGAAGGCATAGGTGTAAGCTGAAAGGGAAAAGGTTTAATAGGAATCTGAGGGGTAACTGTTTCGCCCAGAGTGTGGATCGTACTGTATATGGAGCaaggtgccagaggaagtggtcaaggcaAGTCCAATGATGATATTTAAAAGGCAGTTGGACAAGTGCGTGGCCAAGAATCAGCACAAGGGAGGATCGCTAAGGGTGACCAGGTAGATGTAATATATGCAGATTCATGCAGGAAAGGTGTAGAGGGATAATGACCAAACGCAGGTAaatgggaccagatgagatgggCACTTTGGTCTGCATGGATGagtagggctgaagggcctgtttctatataATGTGAATCTGTGtgaccaatgtagattgggagagagGTCAGGTCGCCACCTGGGGTGATGTCCTTGTTGCCTAGTGGTTCCCAGGTGGTCATTTCCTCAGTAAGAGCCTGATGAACAATCCTCCCACCCACCTCCGAATTCAGCAGACCTTCCTCTCTGGCTGGGGACACGGGCACAGGCACCCATTGGCTAAAAGTGCCCTTCGCCGTCCTCGAGCTGCCCTCCTTTCAGAGAGGAGGGCATCTGACTGCTCAAGCATCTCACCCGACGTTGGTGTACGGGGACCAGGTGGAGGGTTAGTAGTGGCACCTAGCACAGGCTGGGATCATCAAGTCGTACTGCAGGGAAACAGGCGATAGGTCACCCCCTCAGTACTAATTCCAACCACCCCCAGCACTTGGTTCATTGCCTTCTCGCAAATGCTTGTCCAGACACCTCTTCAACACCCAGTGACCCTGCCCCCACCACTCTCTCGGGCAGTGTGTTCCAGCTACTCAcccctctctgggtgaagaaggtcCCGTTCAGATCCCATTTAAATCTCTTCCCTTTTCACCTAGATCTGTGTCCTAAACTCTTTGACACAGCACCAGGGAGAATTACGGAGGGTGAGAAGGTAGGTATAATATTTGTAGagacacaggccattcagcccaggtCATCTACACTGGCCACTGATCTGTATTCCCCAGCACTTGGTCCACACCTTTCTCTACCTGGGGGGTTCAAATGCTCGTCCAGTCACATCTTCAACTGTGTCAGTGAATTTGCTTCCAGCGCTTTCTCTGGCAGTGCGTTCTGGCtactcagcactctctggctgaagaaggtcCCTGTTATATCCCCTCTGaatctcctccccctcctgtaaATCCATGACCTTGAGTATTATCTACCTCCATTCTGGGGACAGTTTCATGCAGTCTACCTTTTCTATGAACATGAGATTCtacgaaatccagagcaatgtactgtaaatgctggaggaactctgcaggtcaggcagcacctatagaagggaataaatagtcgacattttgggctgagactggaAGGCCACGATAACTTGATCAACGAGAACAGCAGAAGTCacgagcagtgagagagggactTGCTGAACTCCCATAGGAGAGAAGATTTAAACGATTTCAGGGCAGGCATCCCTCGAAGAGGGGCAGCAAATCATAAGCACAATtcaggcttcttcccccttcctttccagtcctgatgaagggtctcagtctgaaatgtcacctgtttaatcccttccatggatgctccctgatatgctgtgttccttcagaatttagtGTGagatgctcaagatttccagcaactgcagaatctcttgcattcgTTAGATGCCTCGGAGGGGCTGTGGAGTCGAGACAGACGATGGCCGTATGAAGGAGCAGGCAGGAGTGAGAGGAGATGCTTTCAGGACCTGGCCGggctggtggggatgggtctgttgcCTGGGTTCAGGTGTGTCCATTTAACTGCCCCCGCCAGCCAgctccctcccctccatcgtGTGACTGGGTGACagtgcagtgggaggggagaggggaggggaggaagattgCCAGCACTGACTCTGCACTGATCACTGATGAGGCCACAATGAAGCTCAAAGCTCATCAATAAAAGTAACGCCTGAGGCAAAATCTGCTCTGTGCTGTTTCTGAGTATTTTGTCTCCTTGTAAGAAGATTGTTTGTTCCGTCTAATGCTGTGTGTTGCTTTCAGTCTGTGAtgagatggagcttcactctgtgtctgaccccgggagtgtgtgatgggacagtgaggagggagcttcactctgtgtctgaccccagggtgtgtgatgggatggtgtagagggagcttcactctgtgtctgaccccagggtgtgtgatgagatggtgtagagggagtttcactctgtgtctgaccccgggagtgtgtgatgggacggtgtagagggagcttcactctgtgtctgaccccgggagtgtgtgatgggaaggtgtagagggagtttcactctgtgtctgaccccgggagtgtgtgatgggacggtgtagagggagtttcactctgtgtctgacccctggagtgtgtgatgggacggtgtggagggagcttcactctgtgtctgaccccgggaatgtgtgatgggacggtgtggagggagctgtttgctctgtgtctgaccccgggagtgtgtgatgggacggtgtagagggagcttcactctgtgtctgatcccgggagtgtgtgatggaatggtgtagagggagcttcactctgtgtctgactccgggagtgtgtgatgggactatgtagggggagcttcactctatattACAACCTCACTCACCCAGCCCTGCGAGATTAAACCGTGGAGACATTTGTTTTGCTCCCTTTTGGCCAGTGTTTCCAGTAGGTGGCAGCAGAGGCTCACAGTGGTAGTGCAAGAGGAGCGCTGATACCGGGTCTGATCCCCAAGTGTGTGGAGCTCCGGGGAGGAGACCTCCGCCACCAGACTGTCGGAGGGACACGCATAGCCAGTGACTCTCCATGGAGTGGAACTTGCCTTCATTTCTAGCAGAatacaaagttaatggcaggattcttagcaatgtggatGAACACAGGAAGTTTGGGGTCCACGTTCATTGATTCATCAAAGTTGATACGATTGCTGAGAAGCtctatggtgtgttggctttctttagtcag
The sequence above is drawn from the Mobula hypostoma chromosome 2, sMobHyp1.1, whole genome shotgun sequence genome and encodes:
- the pmvk gene encoding phosphomevalonate kinase isoform X2 — its product is MICWGEEQRVRDPGYFCRLIVRDVKSPVWMISDTRRHSDLEWFRTQYGSAVQAVRVVASQETRQQRGWTFTAGVDDRESECGLDNGVHWDWVLNNDGTSQELETQLQPLLEFIRNRLAQAGH
- the pmvk gene encoding phosphomevalonate kinase isoform X1 — its product is MTAPALVLLFSGKRKSGKDFVTDSIQSRLGAENCTILRLSAPIKEQYAKEHGLDLNRLLGPSEYKERYRAEMICWGEEQRVRDPGYFCRLIVRDVKSPVWMISDTRRHSDLEWFRTQYGSAVQAVRVVASQETRQQRGWTFTAGVDDRESECGLDNGVHWDWVLNNDGTSQELETQLQPLLEFIRNRLAQAGH